One Primulina huaijiensis isolate GDHJ02 chromosome 5, ASM1229523v2, whole genome shotgun sequence DNA segment encodes these proteins:
- the LOC140977761 gene encoding LOW QUALITY PROTEIN: beta-amyrin 28-monooxygenase (The sequence of the model RefSeq protein was modified relative to this genomic sequence to represent the inferred CDS: substituted 1 base at 1 genomic stop codon), with protein sequence MSKIEGELLTWNDIRKMKYYSSNVACEALRLVPPISGTFREALADFVYKGFTIPRGWKLFWNVNSTHKNPELFPDEKFVQSRLEGSGPAPHTYVPFGGGPKMCPRSEYAXFVILVFLHHLVKRYKWEKIIPNEKLALDPIPFPAKGLPVHLYLHKT encoded by the exons ATGTCGAAAATTGAAGGTGAGTTGCTGACTTGGAATGACATAAGGAAGATGAAGTACTATTCATCGAACGTGGCGTGTGAAGCACTGAGACTCGTGCCGCCAATCTCTGGCACTTTTCGAGAAGCCCTTGCTGATTTTGTGTACAAAGGTTTCACTATTCCCAGGGGATGGAAG CTATTTTGGAATGTAAATTCAACACATAAGAATCCTGAGTTATTTCCTGACGAGAAATTTGTTCAATCAAGATTAGAAGGATCCGGACCCGCTCCACACACATATGTCCCATTTGGTGGAGGCCCGAAAATGTGCCCTAGAAGCGAGTATGCCTGATTCGTCATACTTGTATTCTTGCACCACCTAGTCAAGAGATACAAATGGGAAAAAATAATTCCCAACGAGAAATTAGCATTGGATCCGATTCCATTTCCTGCCAAGGGTCTCCCTGTTCACCTATACCTTCACAAAACTTGA
- the LOC140977321 gene encoding DExH-box ATP-dependent RNA helicase DExH10 isoform X2: MDKSPTSLKRKQLEESAQEKQETPLLESASKRHSLARTCVHEVAVPSEYSSNKDESIHGTLADPIFTGERAKSYQFKLDPFQEVSVACLERNESVLVSAHTSAGKTAVAEYAIAMAFRDKQRVIYTSPLKALSNQKYRELSQEFSDVGLMTGDVTLLPNASCLVMTTEILRGMLYRGSEVLKEVAWVIFDEIHYMKDRERGVVWEESIIFLPTAIKMVFLSATMSNATEFAEWICNIHKQPCHVVYTDFRPTPLQHYVFPMGGSGLYLVVDENEQFKEDNFLKLQDTFTKPNFSNGNKSSNGKAGGRIAKGGTASGGSDIYKIVKMIMERKFQPVIIFSFSRRECEQHAMSMSKLDFNTQDEKDIVEQVFKNAILCLNEEDRNLPAIELMLPLLQRGIAVHHSGLLPIIKELVELLFQEGLVKALFATETFAMGLNMPAKTVVFTSVKKWDGDSHRYIGSGEYIQMSGRAGRRGKDERGICIIMIDEKMEMNTLKDMVLGKPAPLVSTFRLSYYSILNLMSRAEGQFTAEHVIKNSFHQFQYEKTLPDIGKRVSKLEEEAAVLDASGEAEVAEYDKLKLEIARIEKKMMSEITRPERVLSFLLPGRLVKIREGGTDWGWGVVVNVVKRPPAAPGSLPAELASSRGNSYIVDTLLHCSLSSSEDGSRPKPCPPRPGEKGEMHVVPVQLPLISAVSKLRISVPSDLRPVEARESILLAVQELEKRFFEGLPKLNPVKDMGIEDPEFVELANNIEELEHKLVSHPLHKSQSENQVKSFQRKAEVNNEIQQLKLKMRDSQLQKFRDELKNRSRVLKKLGHVDGDGVLQLKGRAACLIDTGDELLVTELMFNGTFNDLDHHQVAALSSCFIPGDKSNEQIHLRAELAIPLQQLRDSARTIAEVQRECKLEVNVEEYVEASVRPFLMDVIYCWSKGASFAEIIHMTDIFEGSIIRLSRRLDEFLNQLKAAAHAVGEADLENKFVAASESLRRGIMFANSLYL, from the exons ATGGATAAGTCTCCTACATCGCTGAAACGAAAACAACTGGAAGAGAGTGCACAAGAAAAGCAGGAAACTCCTTTGCTAGAATCTGCTTCGAAGAGGCATAGCTTAGCAAGGACATGTGTGCATGAGGTGGCAGTTCCAAGTGAATATAGCTCGAACAAAGATGAATCAATCCATGGTACCCTTGCTGATCCCATTTTTACTGGAGAAAGGGCAAAATCCTACCAATTTAAGCTTGATCCATTTCAGGAAGTTTCAGTCGCTTGTTTGGAAAGGAATGAGTCAGTTTTGGTTTCAGCCCACACTTCAGCAGGAAAAACTGCGGTGGCCGAGTATGCCATTGCCATGGCCTTTAGGGATAAACAGAGGGTCATATATACTTCCCCATTAAAAGCTTTGAGCAATCAAAAGTACAGGGAGTTGAGCCAGGAGTTTTCAGATGTTGGCTTGATGACGGGTGACGTGACGCTTTTACCCAATGCCAGTTGTTTGGTGATGACTACTGAGATTCTTCGAGGGATGCTGTACAGAGGTTCTGAGGTGTTGAAGGAAGTTGCTTGGGTGATATTTGATGAGATACATTACATGAAGGATCGGGAAAGAGGTGTTGTTTGGGAAGAAAGTATCATATTCTTGCCTACTGCTATAAAAATGGTATTTCTTTCAGCAACGATGTCAAATGCAACTGAATTCGCTGAATGGATATGTAATATACATAAACAGCCATGCCATGTGGTCTATACAGATTTCCGGCCAACACCCCTGCAACATTATGTATTCCCTATGGGTGGTTCTGGTTTGTATCTAGTAGTTGATGAGAATGAGCAGTTTAAAGAGGACAACTTTTTGAAACTTCAAGACACTTTCACGAAGCCAAATTTCAGTAATGGGAACAAAAGTTCTAATGGCAAGGCTGGTGGTAGAATCGCAAAAGGTGGAACTGCCTCTGGTGGTTCTGACATCTACAAAATTGTCAAG ATGATCATGGAACGGAAGTTTCAACCAGTTATAATCTTTAGTTTTAGCAGACGAGAGTGCGAACAGCATGCCATGTCTATGTCCAAACTTGATTTCAATACGCAAGATGAGAAGGATATTGTGGAACAAGTGTTTAAAAATGCAATCCTATGCTTGAATGAGGAGGATAGAAACTTGCCTGCCATTGAGCTCATGTTGCCCTTGCTTCAGAGGGGCATTGCTGTTCACCATTCTGGTTTACTTCCTATCATCAAAGAGCTTGTGGAACTTCTCTTCCAAGAAGGTCTTGTTAAGGCTCTGTTTGCAACAGAAACG TTTGCCATGGGGTTGAACATGCCTGCAAAAACTGTCGTTTTTACGAGTGTTAAAAAATGGGATGGTGATAGTCATCGATATATTGGATCTGGTGAGTATATCCAG ATGAGTGGTAGAGCTGGACGTCGTGGCAAAGATGAGCGGGGGATATGTATTATAATGATTGATGAAAAG ATGGAAATGAACACCCTTAAGGACATGGTTTTGGGAAAGCCTGCACCCTTGGTCAGTACTTTCAGGCTAAGCTACTACTCAATTCTGAATTTGATGAGCCGTGCTGAGGGTCAATTCACTGCCGAGCATGTTATCAAAAATTCCTTTCATCAATTTCAGTATGAAAAG ACTTTACCTGACATTGGGAAAAGAGTCTCAAAACTTGAAGAAGAAGCTGCTGTGCTAGATGCTTCTGGAGAA GCTGAGGTTGCTGAATATGACAAACTAAAGCTTGAGATTGCTCgaattgaaaagaaaatgatGTCTGAAATAACTCGTCCTGAAAGAGTTCTCTCTTTCCTTCTACCTGGTAGGCTG GTTAAGATAAGGGAAGGTGGAACAGATTGGGGTTGGGGAGTTGTGGTCAATGTGGTTAAAAGACCCCCTGCTGCACCGGGTTCGTTGCCTGCTGAACTTGCTTCTTCACGTGGTAATAGTTATATTGTTGATACCCTCCTCCACTGCTCTCTCAGCTCCAGTGAAGATGGTTCTCGGCCCAAACCATGCCCTCCACGCCCGGGAGAAAAAGGTGAAATGCATGTG GTTCCAGTTCAATTGCCTCTTATATCTGCAGTAAGCAAGCTCAGAATATCTGTTCCTTCTGACTTGCGTCCAGTTGAAGCTCGGGAAAGTATTTTGCTTGCAGTGCAGGAGCTTGAAAAACGATTTTTTGAAGGTCTTCCCAAGCTTAATCCTGTGAAG GATATGGGAATTGAAGATCCAGAATTTGTTGAGTTGGCAAACAACATCGAGGAACTTGAACACAAATTGGTTTCTCACCCACTGCACAAG TCTCAAAGTGAAAATCAGGTGAAAAGTTTCCAGAGAAAAGCTGAAgtgaataatgaaattcaacaACTGAAATTAAAAATGCGTGATTCCCAG CTTCAAAAATTTCGTGATGAGCTCAAGAACCGCTCGCGGGTTCTCAAAAAACTTGGGCATGTTGATGGTGATGGCGTCCTTCAGCTGAAGGGACGGGCAGCCTGCTTGATAGATACTGGGGATGAGCTCCTTGTTACTGAATTGATGTTCAATG GGACCTTTAACGATCTGGATCATCACCAAGTTGCTGCTCTGTCAAGTTGCTTCATCCCGGGAGACAAATCAAATGAACAAATACATCTAAGAGCGGAACTTGCTATACCATTGCAGCAACTTCGAGACAGTGCGAGAACAATAGCAGAG GTGCAACGTGAGTGTAAGCTTGAAGTAAATGTGGAAGAATATGTTGAGGCATCAGTTAGACCATTCTTGATGGATGTGATTTACTGCTGGTCAAAG GGAGCATCTTTTGCTGAAATCATACATATGACCGATATATTTGAAGGCAGCATCATACGACTATCTAGAAGGCTTGATGAATTTTTAAACCAG TTAAAAGCTGCTGCTCATGCTGTTGGAGAAGCGGATTTAGAGAACAAGTTTGTTGCCGCCAGCGAAAGCCTTCGGCGTGGTATAATGTTTGCAAATTCTTTGTATCTCTGA
- the LOC140977321 gene encoding DExH-box ATP-dependent RNA helicase DExH10 isoform X1: MDKSPTSLKRKQLEESAQEKQETPLLESASKRHSLARTCVHEVAVPSEYSSNKDESIHGTLADPIFTGERAKSYQFKLDPFQEVSVACLERNESVLVSAHTSAGKTAVAEYAIAMAFRDKQRVIYTSPLKALSNQKYRELSQEFSDVGLMTGDVTLLPNASCLVMTTEILRGMLYRGSEVLKEVAWVIFDEIHYMKDRERGVVWEESIIFLPTAIKMVFLSATMSNATEFAEWICNIHKQPCHVVYTDFRPTPLQHYVFPMGGSGLYLVVDENEQFKEDNFLKLQDTFTKPNFSNGNKSSNGKAGGRIAKGGTASGGSDIYKIVKMIMERKFQPVIIFSFSRRECEQHAMSMSKLDFNTQDEKDIVEQVFKNAILCLNEEDRNLPAIELMLPLLQRGIAVHHSGLLPIIKELVELLFQEGLVKALFATETFAMGLNMPAKTVVFTSVKKWDGDSHRYIGSGEYIQMSGRAGRRGKDERGICIIMIDEKMEMNTLKDMVLGKPAPLVSTFRLSYYSILNLMSRAEGQFTAEHVIKNSFHQFQYEKTLPDIGKRVSKLEEEAAVLDASGEAEVAEYDKLKLEIARIEKKMMSEITRPERVLSFLLPGRLVKIREGGTDWGWGVVVNVVKRPPAAPGSLPAELASSRGNSYIVDTLLHCSLSSSEDGSRPKPCPPRPGEKGEMHVVPVQLPLISAVSKLRISVPSDLRPVEARESILLAVQELEKRFFEGLPKLNPVKDMGIEDPEFVELANNIEELEHKLVSHPLHKKQSQSENQVKSFQRKAEVNNEIQQLKLKMRDSQLQKFRDELKNRSRVLKKLGHVDGDGVLQLKGRAACLIDTGDELLVTELMFNGTFNDLDHHQVAALSSCFIPGDKSNEQIHLRAELAIPLQQLRDSARTIAEVQRECKLEVNVEEYVEASVRPFLMDVIYCWSKGASFAEIIHMTDIFEGSIIRLSRRLDEFLNQLKAAAHAVGEADLENKFVAASESLRRGIMFANSLYL; the protein is encoded by the exons ATGGATAAGTCTCCTACATCGCTGAAACGAAAACAACTGGAAGAGAGTGCACAAGAAAAGCAGGAAACTCCTTTGCTAGAATCTGCTTCGAAGAGGCATAGCTTAGCAAGGACATGTGTGCATGAGGTGGCAGTTCCAAGTGAATATAGCTCGAACAAAGATGAATCAATCCATGGTACCCTTGCTGATCCCATTTTTACTGGAGAAAGGGCAAAATCCTACCAATTTAAGCTTGATCCATTTCAGGAAGTTTCAGTCGCTTGTTTGGAAAGGAATGAGTCAGTTTTGGTTTCAGCCCACACTTCAGCAGGAAAAACTGCGGTGGCCGAGTATGCCATTGCCATGGCCTTTAGGGATAAACAGAGGGTCATATATACTTCCCCATTAAAAGCTTTGAGCAATCAAAAGTACAGGGAGTTGAGCCAGGAGTTTTCAGATGTTGGCTTGATGACGGGTGACGTGACGCTTTTACCCAATGCCAGTTGTTTGGTGATGACTACTGAGATTCTTCGAGGGATGCTGTACAGAGGTTCTGAGGTGTTGAAGGAAGTTGCTTGGGTGATATTTGATGAGATACATTACATGAAGGATCGGGAAAGAGGTGTTGTTTGGGAAGAAAGTATCATATTCTTGCCTACTGCTATAAAAATGGTATTTCTTTCAGCAACGATGTCAAATGCAACTGAATTCGCTGAATGGATATGTAATATACATAAACAGCCATGCCATGTGGTCTATACAGATTTCCGGCCAACACCCCTGCAACATTATGTATTCCCTATGGGTGGTTCTGGTTTGTATCTAGTAGTTGATGAGAATGAGCAGTTTAAAGAGGACAACTTTTTGAAACTTCAAGACACTTTCACGAAGCCAAATTTCAGTAATGGGAACAAAAGTTCTAATGGCAAGGCTGGTGGTAGAATCGCAAAAGGTGGAACTGCCTCTGGTGGTTCTGACATCTACAAAATTGTCAAG ATGATCATGGAACGGAAGTTTCAACCAGTTATAATCTTTAGTTTTAGCAGACGAGAGTGCGAACAGCATGCCATGTCTATGTCCAAACTTGATTTCAATACGCAAGATGAGAAGGATATTGTGGAACAAGTGTTTAAAAATGCAATCCTATGCTTGAATGAGGAGGATAGAAACTTGCCTGCCATTGAGCTCATGTTGCCCTTGCTTCAGAGGGGCATTGCTGTTCACCATTCTGGTTTACTTCCTATCATCAAAGAGCTTGTGGAACTTCTCTTCCAAGAAGGTCTTGTTAAGGCTCTGTTTGCAACAGAAACG TTTGCCATGGGGTTGAACATGCCTGCAAAAACTGTCGTTTTTACGAGTGTTAAAAAATGGGATGGTGATAGTCATCGATATATTGGATCTGGTGAGTATATCCAG ATGAGTGGTAGAGCTGGACGTCGTGGCAAAGATGAGCGGGGGATATGTATTATAATGATTGATGAAAAG ATGGAAATGAACACCCTTAAGGACATGGTTTTGGGAAAGCCTGCACCCTTGGTCAGTACTTTCAGGCTAAGCTACTACTCAATTCTGAATTTGATGAGCCGTGCTGAGGGTCAATTCACTGCCGAGCATGTTATCAAAAATTCCTTTCATCAATTTCAGTATGAAAAG ACTTTACCTGACATTGGGAAAAGAGTCTCAAAACTTGAAGAAGAAGCTGCTGTGCTAGATGCTTCTGGAGAA GCTGAGGTTGCTGAATATGACAAACTAAAGCTTGAGATTGCTCgaattgaaaagaaaatgatGTCTGAAATAACTCGTCCTGAAAGAGTTCTCTCTTTCCTTCTACCTGGTAGGCTG GTTAAGATAAGGGAAGGTGGAACAGATTGGGGTTGGGGAGTTGTGGTCAATGTGGTTAAAAGACCCCCTGCTGCACCGGGTTCGTTGCCTGCTGAACTTGCTTCTTCACGTGGTAATAGTTATATTGTTGATACCCTCCTCCACTGCTCTCTCAGCTCCAGTGAAGATGGTTCTCGGCCCAAACCATGCCCTCCACGCCCGGGAGAAAAAGGTGAAATGCATGTG GTTCCAGTTCAATTGCCTCTTATATCTGCAGTAAGCAAGCTCAGAATATCTGTTCCTTCTGACTTGCGTCCAGTTGAAGCTCGGGAAAGTATTTTGCTTGCAGTGCAGGAGCTTGAAAAACGATTTTTTGAAGGTCTTCCCAAGCTTAATCCTGTGAAG GATATGGGAATTGAAGATCCAGAATTTGTTGAGTTGGCAAACAACATCGAGGAACTTGAACACAAATTGGTTTCTCACCCACTGCACAAG AAGCAGTCTCAAAGTGAAAATCAGGTGAAAAGTTTCCAGAGAAAAGCTGAAgtgaataatgaaattcaacaACTGAAATTAAAAATGCGTGATTCCCAG CTTCAAAAATTTCGTGATGAGCTCAAGAACCGCTCGCGGGTTCTCAAAAAACTTGGGCATGTTGATGGTGATGGCGTCCTTCAGCTGAAGGGACGGGCAGCCTGCTTGATAGATACTGGGGATGAGCTCCTTGTTACTGAATTGATGTTCAATG GGACCTTTAACGATCTGGATCATCACCAAGTTGCTGCTCTGTCAAGTTGCTTCATCCCGGGAGACAAATCAAATGAACAAATACATCTAAGAGCGGAACTTGCTATACCATTGCAGCAACTTCGAGACAGTGCGAGAACAATAGCAGAG GTGCAACGTGAGTGTAAGCTTGAAGTAAATGTGGAAGAATATGTTGAGGCATCAGTTAGACCATTCTTGATGGATGTGATTTACTGCTGGTCAAAG GGAGCATCTTTTGCTGAAATCATACATATGACCGATATATTTGAAGGCAGCATCATACGACTATCTAGAAGGCTTGATGAATTTTTAAACCAG TTAAAAGCTGCTGCTCATGCTGTTGGAGAAGCGGATTTAGAGAACAAGTTTGTTGCCGCCAGCGAAAGCCTTCGGCGTGGTATAATGTTTGCAAATTCTTTGTATCTCTGA